A section of the Bradyrhizobium oligotrophicum S58 genome encodes:
- a CDS encoding Flp family type IVb pilin, which translates to MRQLIASFLKNQAGATSIEYAIIAGGLSIVILAAVNGVGSTLSSKFTSINTSIK; encoded by the coding sequence ATGCGGCAGTTGATTGCGAGCTTCCTGAAGAATCAGGCTGGCGCGACCTCGATCGAATACGCGATCATTGCCGGTGGGCTGAGCATCGTGATCCTGGCGGCGGTGAACGGCGTCGGCTCGACGCTGAGCAGCAAGTTCACCTCGATCAACACCTCCATCAAATAG
- a CDS encoding thymidine phosphorylase family protein: MTTADTARPQLKIRSVALDTGRENVVVISRRSRALRPEVFSGFSRVELRCNSRTLLATLLITDDDALVGPDEIGLSEPALRRFAEPAGTLATVSPAAPPDSLEAVRAKIRGETLSDQAIAAVIDDLAHYRYSDMEIAAFLIGSASFMTSGELLALTRAMANAGTQLKWPEPVVVDKHCIGGIPGNRTSMVVVPIVAAHGLTIPKTSSRAITSPAGTADTMEVLARVNVGAEEMKSIVAACNGCVIWGGHVNLSPADDVLISVERPLSLDTREQMVASILSKKLAAGSTHLLLDLPVGPTAKLTSGAEAMRLRKLFEFVGDRFGLKVEVITTDGRQPIGNGIGPVLEARDVMAVLGNEPSAPADLREKSLRLAAHLLEYDPKLRGGAGYHRARELLDSGAALKQMLKIIDAQGPSECRSELGDLAFDVRAERDGVVSAIDCLRLNRLARTAGAPVNKGAGIRLFKKIGDRVDQGEPLYRVFTCDPSEHDLAAAAAGANHGYAFADGANGRP; this comes from the coding sequence ATGACCACAGCAGACACCGCCCGCCCCCAGCTCAAGATCCGCAGCGTCGCGCTCGACACCGGCCGCGAGAACGTTGTCGTCATTTCGCGACGCTCGCGGGCGCTGCGGCCCGAGGTCTTCAGCGGGTTCAGCCGGGTCGAGCTGCGTTGCAATTCGCGGACGCTGCTCGCCACCCTGCTGATCACCGACGACGACGCCCTCGTCGGCCCCGACGAGATCGGCCTGTCGGAGCCGGCGCTGCGCCGCTTCGCCGAGCCGGCCGGTACGCTCGCGACGGTGTCGCCCGCGGCCCCGCCCGACAGCCTCGAGGCGGTCCGCGCCAAGATCCGCGGCGAGACCTTGAGCGACCAGGCCATCGCGGCCGTGATCGACGATCTCGCCCACTACCGCTATTCCGACATGGAGATCGCGGCCTTCCTGATCGGCTCGGCGAGCTTCATGACCTCGGGCGAGTTGCTGGCGCTGACGCGCGCGATGGCGAATGCCGGCACTCAGTTGAAATGGCCCGAGCCCGTCGTGGTCGACAAGCACTGCATCGGCGGCATTCCGGGCAACCGCACCTCGATGGTGGTGGTGCCGATCGTCGCCGCCCATGGCCTGACCATCCCCAAGACCTCCTCGCGCGCGATCACCTCGCCGGCCGGCACCGCCGATACGATGGAAGTGCTGGCGCGGGTCAATGTCGGCGCCGAGGAGATGAAATCGATCGTCGCCGCCTGCAATGGCTGCGTGATCTGGGGCGGCCACGTCAACCTGTCGCCGGCCGACGACGTCCTGATCTCGGTCGAACGCCCGCTCAGCCTCGACACCCGCGAGCAGATGGTCGCCTCGATCCTGTCGAAGAAGCTCGCCGCCGGCTCGACGCATCTCCTGCTCGATCTGCCGGTCGGCCCGACCGCCAAGCTCACCAGCGGCGCCGAGGCGATGCGGCTGCGAAAACTGTTCGAATTCGTCGGCGACCGGTTCGGACTCAAGGTCGAGGTGATCACGACCGATGGCCGCCAGCCGATCGGCAACGGCATCGGCCCGGTGCTGGAAGCGCGCGACGTGATGGCGGTGCTGGGCAATGAGCCATCAGCCCCGGCCGATCTGCGCGAGAAGTCGCTGCGGCTTGCGGCGCATCTGCTGGAATATGATCCGAAGCTGCGCGGCGGCGCCGGCTATCATAGGGCACGCGAGCTGCTCGACAGTGGTGCGGCGCTGAAGCAGATGCTGAAGATCATCGACGCGCAGGGGCCGTCGGAGTGCCGCAGCGAGCTCGGCGATCTCGCCTTCGACGTCCGGGCTGAGCGCGACGGCGTCGTCTCCGCGATCGACTGCCTGCGGCTGAACAGGCTGGCGCGCACCGCCGGCGCCCCTGTAAACAAGGGCGCCGGCATCAGGCTGTTCAAGAAGATCGGCGATCGCGTCGACCAGGGTGAGCCGCTTTATCGCGTGTTCACCTGCGACCCGTCGGAGCATGATCTGGCCGCGGCGGCAGCCGGCGCCAACCACGGTTATGCCTTCGCTGACGGGGCGAACGGTCGCCCCTGA
- a CDS encoding MBL fold metallo-hydrolase, with the protein MSVTVRFCGAAHTVTGSCYLVRTGKSQILIDCGLFQGQKTLKELNYGDFPFRPADIDAVLLTHAHIDHSGLLPKLVRLGFDGKIFATRGTIDLCSWMLPDAGNIQEQEVLALNRRNIARGRGEVSPIYTQADAIAALQYFQAVAYETWTDIIPGVRARYWNAGHLLGSASIEIEFEGQGADGAPLRLLASGDVGPDAKLLQPDPTAPEGFDYVISEATYGDRIREPTTPELRRNRLAGEVRDAASAKGALLIPAFAVERTQELIVDLVGLMERGEIPAAPIFLDSPLAIHATEVFRAHTESLDGGSDVGRLLSSPHLRFTETVDESKAIAKLTGFHIIIAASGMCDAGRIRHHLKRWLWNNRATVLLVGYQANGTLGRFLQDGVKAVRIQGEEIKVAARIRMIDDYSGHADGAEIARWIAARRPITRGLFLSHGEEAAIAALAERVAERIVPGAKVFSPLLDDVYELTSAVPTPLDVARRRRLAPEAVTRLDWHNDMSGLLLDIHERIEQAADDRARGVIIRRLRRALEP; encoded by the coding sequence ATGAGTGTGACCGTTCGCTTCTGCGGTGCCGCGCATACCGTAACCGGGTCCTGCTATCTGGTCCGCACCGGCAAGAGCCAGATCCTGATCGACTGCGGCCTGTTCCAGGGGCAGAAGACGCTGAAGGAGCTCAACTACGGCGACTTTCCGTTCCGTCCCGCCGACATCGATGCGGTGCTGCTGACGCACGCCCATATCGATCATAGCGGCCTGTTGCCCAAGCTGGTGCGCCTGGGCTTCGACGGCAAGATCTTCGCCACGCGCGGCACCATCGATCTGTGCTCGTGGATGCTGCCCGATGCCGGCAATATCCAGGAGCAGGAGGTGCTGGCGCTGAACCGCCGCAACATCGCGCGCGGCCGCGGCGAGGTCAGCCCGATCTATACCCAGGCCGACGCGATCGCCGCGCTGCAATACTTTCAAGCCGTCGCCTACGAGACCTGGACCGACATCATTCCCGGCGTTCGCGCCCGCTACTGGAATGCCGGGCATCTGTTGGGCTCGGCCTCGATCGAGATCGAGTTCGAGGGCCAAGGCGCCGATGGCGCGCCGCTGCGGCTGTTGGCCTCGGGCGATGTCGGGCCGGACGCCAAGCTGCTGCAGCCCGATCCGACAGCGCCCGAAGGATTCGACTACGTCATCTCGGAAGCGACCTATGGCGACCGCATCCGCGAGCCGACCACGCCGGAGCTGCGCAGAAATCGTCTGGCCGGCGAGGTGCGCGATGCGGCTTCCGCAAAAGGCGCGCTGCTGATCCCGGCCTTCGCGGTCGAGCGGACGCAGGAGCTGATCGTCGATCTCGTCGGCCTGATGGAGCGCGGCGAGATTCCGGCCGCGCCGATCTTCCTGGACTCGCCGCTCGCGATCCACGCCACCGAGGTGTTTCGTGCGCACACCGAGAGCCTCGACGGCGGCAGCGATGTCGGCCGCCTGTTGTCGTCGCCGCATCTGCGATTCACCGAGACGGTCGACGAAAGCAAGGCGATCGCCAAGCTGACCGGCTTCCACATCATCATCGCCGCCAGCGGCATGTGCGACGCCGGCCGCATCCGGCACCATCTGAAGCGCTGGCTGTGGAATAACCGTGCCACCGTGCTGCTGGTCGGCTATCAGGCCAACGGCACGCTCGGCCGCTTCCTGCAGGACGGCGTCAAGGCGGTGCGGATCCAGGGCGAGGAGATCAAGGTCGCCGCGCGCATCCGCATGATCGACGACTATTCCGGCCATGCCGACGGCGCCGAGATCGCGCGCTGGATCGCGGCCCGCCGCCCGATTACGCGCGGCCTGTTCCTGTCCCACGGCGAGGAGGCCGCGATCGCGGCGCTGGCTGAGCGCGTCGCCGAGCGCATCGTGCCGGGTGCGAAGGTGTTCTCGCCCCTGCTCGACGACGTCTACGAGCTCACGAGCGCCGTGCCGACACCGCTCGACGTCGCTCGCCGGCGGCGGCTGGCGCCGGAGGCCGTGACCCGGCTCGACTGGCACAACGACATGTCAGGCCTGCTGCTCGATATCCATGAGCGCATCGAGCAGGCGGCCGACGACCGCGCCCGCGGCGTCATCATCCGTCGTCTGCGCCGGGCGCTCGAGCCGTGA
- a CDS encoding OmpA family protein, which yields MHQPSKWWAGLIAVAVLWLAAMVFKTASVEDDIAPRARAAVAASAPTTAAALKVSVAGRDVRIEGPEFSPDQPDRLKDAATVEGVRLVDGRYDKLPTPKPYAFRAARNGSQLVLEGGVPTPAVRNAIVNAARSASASEVVDRLGYALGAPAEFAAIANHGVAQAGKLNGGTFSLADKAYSIAGTAASSDIYEATIAATQQLPGGALLTNVAILPPEAKPFIWSAVREGNTVVMSGVVPTDDIRRGLEAAAAKAWPGTSVMHHMQIARGAPAGDFDAYTSYALTELGRLGTGRVVISDATYAISGEAPSSAAYDEAIAGVGNLPAGLTLAKAEIVPPEVKPYRWSAEFDGTHLSLAGLAPSTAVREAILGSANGQFDGKPIKNQIGIARGAPDGDVAKAGGSLLQQLARLSQGSAAINETQVSISGAGLANVTAASVREQLASTLPAPFAIASVDVRDGPVSPYAFGLQKQDGRVRLSGYVPDEAARRDLVGAATSSFVTETVEDGLKIADGAPKDFVTSLKATFPALARLWSTTLAAKDASITIEGDAIYDKSAEQVRKELADATAGGEVKLADIKIGLKPESPPLPVDACQPAFNGLLEKGRIRFNTGSADLSRESLALLDHLVDIAQRCKEAEISIEGHTDSVGEPEDNMELSKRRAAAVVGYIGDAGIDTSRMTSEGYGETKPVASNDTPEGRAQNRRIEFVVK from the coding sequence ATGCATCAACCATCGAAATGGTGGGCGGGGCTGATTGCTGTTGCGGTGCTCTGGCTCGCGGCAATGGTCTTCAAGACAGCAAGTGTGGAAGACGATATTGCGCCGCGGGCGCGGGCCGCCGTCGCGGCGTCTGCGCCCACGACCGCCGCGGCACTGAAAGTCTCGGTTGCGGGTCGCGACGTTCGTATCGAGGGACCGGAGTTCAGCCCTGATCAGCCGGACCGGCTGAAAGACGCGGCGACCGTGGAGGGCGTCCGGCTCGTCGATGGCCGTTACGACAAGCTCCCGACACCGAAGCCCTATGCCTTCCGCGCTGCGCGCAACGGCTCGCAGCTGGTGCTCGAAGGCGGCGTGCCGACACCTGCGGTCCGCAATGCCATCGTCAATGCTGCCCGCTCCGCGTCTGCCAGCGAGGTCGTCGATCGGCTCGGCTATGCCTTGGGGGCGCCGGCCGAATTCGCGGCCATCGCGAATCATGGTGTGGCGCAGGCCGGAAAGCTCAATGGCGGCACGTTCTCGCTTGCGGACAAGGCCTATTCGATCGCCGGCACGGCGGCCTCGTCCGACATCTATGAGGCGACCATCGCCGCGACGCAGCAGCTGCCGGGCGGCGCCCTGCTCACCAATGTGGCCATCCTGCCACCGGAGGCGAAGCCGTTCATCTGGAGCGCGGTGCGCGAGGGCAACACGGTGGTGATGTCCGGCGTCGTCCCGACCGACGACATCCGGCGCGGGCTCGAAGCCGCCGCGGCCAAGGCCTGGCCGGGCACGTCCGTGATGCACCACATGCAGATTGCGCGCGGCGCTCCCGCGGGTGATTTCGATGCCTATACGAGCTACGCGCTGACCGAACTGGGACGGCTCGGCACCGGGCGCGTCGTCATCTCGGACGCCACCTACGCGATCTCAGGCGAAGCGCCTTCCAGCGCGGCGTATGACGAGGCGATCGCAGGTGTCGGCAATCTGCCGGCCGGGCTGACCCTGGCGAAGGCCGAGATCGTGCCGCCCGAAGTCAAGCCGTATCGCTGGTCGGCGGAGTTCGACGGCACCCACCTCAGCCTGGCGGGTCTCGCCCCCAGCACGGCCGTGCGCGAGGCGATCCTCGGCTCGGCGAACGGACAGTTCGACGGCAAACCCATCAAGAACCAGATCGGCATCGCGCGCGGCGCTCCCGACGGCGACGTGGCGAAGGCCGGCGGGAGCCTGCTGCAGCAACTCGCCAGGCTCTCGCAGGGCAGCGCCGCGATCAACGAGACCCAGGTCTCGATCAGCGGCGCCGGGCTTGCCAACGTCACCGCCGCGTCCGTGCGCGAGCAGCTGGCCAGCACCCTGCCCGCGCCATTTGCGATCGCATCGGTCGACGTCCGCGACGGCCCGGTCTCGCCCTACGCATTCGGGCTGCAGAAGCAGGACGGCCGCGTCCGGCTGAGCGGCTACGTGCCGGACGAGGCCGCGCGGCGCGATCTCGTCGGCGCCGCCACGTCGAGCTTCGTCACCGAGACGGTCGAGGACGGCCTGAAGATCGCCGACGGCGCGCCGAAGGATTTCGTCACGTCGCTGAAGGCCACCTTCCCGGCATTGGCCCGGCTGTGGTCGACCACGCTGGCGGCGAAGGACGCCTCGATCACCATCGAGGGCGATGCGATCTACGACAAGTCGGCCGAGCAGGTCCGCAAGGAGCTCGCCGACGCGACCGCCGGCGGTGAGGTCAAGCTCGCCGACATCAAGATCGGGCTCAAGCCGGAGAGCCCGCCGCTTCCGGTCGACGCGTGCCAGCCGGCCTTCAACGGCCTGCTCGAGAAAGGCCGTATCCGCTTCAACACCGGAAGCGCCGATCTCAGCCGCGAGTCGCTGGCGCTGCTCGATCATCTGGTCGACATCGCACAGCGCTGCAAGGAGGCCGAGATTTCGATCGAGGGCCACACCGACAGCGTCGGCGAACCGGAGGACAACATGGAGCTGTCCAAGCGGCGCGCGGCGGCGGTGGTCGGCTATATCGGCGATGCCGGCATCGACACGTCACGCATGACCTCGGAAGGCTATGGCGAGACCAAGCCGGTCGCCTCCAACGATACGCCAGAGGGCCGTGCGCAGAACCGGCGCATCGAATTCGTCGTCAAGTGA
- a CDS encoding MDR family MFS transporter, with translation MNKFDRQSHYPAASQSLPEEIAAELPAIPPQVQAIEDAPSLAPPVPLTPAEVRTILMSLLLTMFLAALDQTIVATALPTIGREFQDVTNLSWVITAYLLASTAVAPVFGTLCDIYGRRSMIVTALSLFVVGSVMCALAPSMPVLIVARGLQGLGGGGIMPVVQTVISDVVSPRERGQYQAYFSGVWLLAGLLGPVIGGFFADHLHWSMIFWINVPLAVAALALLLPKMGRLPVYHRLRKVDWAGGLLLMASAVVFMLVLTWGGHKLAWLSPTILAMVGSAVALGLGFVWHSKRADEPFLPLPLMGGTVVPYGLMASGCALGALIGLTVHLPLYYELVYHLTPSEAGLGLIPIAAISTFGAAIAGRTMARVKHYKRVAIVGTLIGTVAAAVMTVTTPSLWVLMALLSVFGIGLGTAFPISVVSLQNAVDRSQIGTITGAMNFFRSMMSSFTVAAFSAILLMVLGADISLAEGAHGAVSGIAEADMIHAFRFVYAAATAMLACASICMMLMEERPLAGPSRNEPVEMAE, from the coding sequence ATGAACAAGTTCGATCGGCAGAGCCATTATCCTGCCGCGTCCCAATCCTTGCCCGAAGAGATTGCCGCAGAGCTGCCGGCCATTCCGCCGCAGGTGCAGGCGATCGAGGATGCGCCGTCGCTGGCGCCCCCGGTGCCGCTGACCCCGGCCGAGGTCCGCACCATCCTGATGAGCCTGCTGCTGACGATGTTCCTGGCCGCGCTCGACCAGACCATCGTCGCGACAGCGCTGCCGACCATCGGCCGCGAGTTCCAGGACGTCACCAATCTGTCCTGGGTGATCACCGCGTATCTGCTGGCCTCGACCGCCGTGGCGCCGGTGTTCGGCACTTTGTGCGACATCTATGGCCGCCGTTCGATGATCGTCACGGCGCTCAGCCTCTTCGTGGTCGGCTCGGTCATGTGCGCGCTGGCGCCGAGCATGCCGGTGCTGATCGTCGCCCGCGGCCTGCAGGGACTCGGCGGTGGCGGCATCATGCCGGTGGTGCAGACCGTGATCTCCGACGTCGTCAGCCCGCGCGAGCGCGGCCAGTACCAGGCCTATTTCAGCGGCGTCTGGCTGCTTGCCGGCCTGCTGGGTCCGGTGATCGGCGGATTCTTCGCCGACCATCTGCACTGGTCGATGATCTTCTGGATCAACGTCCCGCTCGCGGTCGCCGCATTGGCGCTACTGCTGCCCAAGATGGGCCGGCTGCCGGTCTATCACCGGCTGCGCAAGGTCGACTGGGCGGGCGGCCTGCTGCTGATGGCCTCCGCCGTCGTCTTCATGCTGGTGTTGACCTGGGGCGGCCACAAGCTGGCCTGGCTTTCGCCGACCATTCTGGCGATGGTCGGCAGTGCCGTGGCGCTCGGGCTTGGCTTCGTCTGGCATTCAAAGCGGGCGGACGAGCCGTTCCTGCCGCTGCCTTTGATGGGCGGCACGGTCGTGCCCTACGGCTTGATGGCGAGCGGCTGCGCGCTGGGTGCGCTGATCGGGCTCACGGTCCACCTGCCGTTGTATTATGAGCTGGTCTATCATCTGACCCCGAGCGAAGCCGGCCTCGGCCTGATCCCGATCGCGGCGATCTCGACCTTTGGCGCTGCGATTGCCGGCCGCACCATGGCCCGGGTCAAGCACTACAAGCGTGTCGCCATCGTCGGAACCCTGATCGGGACCGTCGCAGCCGCGGTCATGACGGTCACGACGCCGTCACTCTGGGTGCTGATGGCGCTGCTGTCGGTCTTCGGCATCGGACTCGGCACGGCGTTCCCGATTTCGGTGGTGTCGCTGCAGAACGCGGTCGACCGCTCGCAGATCGGCACCATCACCGGCGCCATGAACTTCTTCCGCTCGATGATGTCGTCGTTCACGGTCGCGGCCTTCAGCGCCATCCTGCTGATGGTGCTCGGCGCCGACATCTCGCTCGCCGAGGGCGCGCATGGCGCCGTCAGCGGCATTGCCGAAGCCGACATGATCCACGCCTTCCGCTTCGTCTATGCGGCAGCGACCGCGATGTTGGCCTGCGCCTCCATCTGCATGATGCTGATGGAAGAGCGGCCGCTCGCCGGCCCGTCACGCAACGAGCCGGTCGAGATGGCAGAGTAG
- a CDS encoding YcgN family cysteine cluster protein, with protein MTAPLKRPSDQEGLFWKTKTLEEMSEVEWESLCDGCGRCCLEKLEDEDTGDIYFTHISCRLLDAGLCACKDYPNRSEQVSDCVRLTPENVRTITWLPPSCGYRLAAEGRDLYWWHPLISGDPQTVHEAGVSVRGRVEGTEDNVPADQLEDHIVQWPVLLPKRAKLKRRPK; from the coding sequence ATGACCGCACCGCTCAAACGTCCCTCCGACCAGGAGGGATTGTTCTGGAAAACCAAGACCTTGGAAGAGATGTCCGAGGTGGAATGGGAAAGCCTGTGCGACGGCTGCGGGCGCTGCTGCCTGGAGAAGCTCGAGGACGAAGATACCGGCGACATCTATTTCACGCACATTTCCTGCAGGCTTCTGGATGCGGGGCTATGTGCCTGCAAGGACTACCCGAACCGGTCCGAACAGGTATCCGATTGCGTTCGCCTGACACCTGAGAACGTCCGCACCATCACCTGGCTGCCGCCGAGCTGCGGCTACCGCCTGGCCGCGGAGGGACGCGATCTCTACTGGTGGCACCCTTTGATTTCGGGCGATCCCCAGACGGTACATGAAGCGGGCGTCTCCGTGCGCGGCCGTGTCGAGGGCACCGAGGACAACGTGCCGGCCGACCAGCTCGAGGATCACATCGTGCAATGGCCGGTGCTGCTGCCAAAGCGCGCCAAGCTGAAGCGCCGGCCGAAATAG
- a CDS encoding transglycosylase domain-containing protein: MRQIIPDDWKKRINNFRLDLDARFDSALFSSLRGTRELYERYSAFMDRFYVGGWKRWVFVEPLSEAATIGLGGLVLMLALAIPAFRETADEDWLKKSDLAVTFLDRYGSPIGSRGIKHNDSIPLEDFPDNLIKATLATEDRRFYDHFGIDIAGTARALVTNAQAGGVRQGGSSISQQLAKNLFLSNERTIERKVNEAFLAIWLETRLTKNEILKLYLDRAYMGGGTFGVDGAAHFYFNKSVRDINLSEAAMLAGLFKAPTKFAPHINLPAARARANVVLDNLVDAGFMTEGQVFGARRNPAFAVDRRDESSPNYYLDYAFDEMRKLVDTFPKSYTERVFVVRTSIDMNVQHAADEAIENQLRQFGRDYHATQAATVVSDLDGGIRAMVGGRDYGASQFNRATDAYRQPGSSFKPYVYTTALLNGFKPTSIVVDGPVCIGNWCPQNYGHSYSGSVTLTQAITRSINVVPVKLSIALGGKEGPKAGRAKIIEVARRFGLKAPLPDTPSMPIGSDEVTVLEHAVAYATFPNKGRAVTPHSVLEVRTGAGDLVWRWDRDGPKPKQAIPASVAADMAGMMSHVVSEGTARRAALDGIPTAGKTGTTNAYRDAWFVGYTGNFTCAVWYGNDDYSPTNRMTGGSLPAQTWHDIMVAAHQGVEVKELPGVGMGEKLPQPVNAAMAQAGQPKTLEIKPGPPPVLTRRGAEVLVQVEKMLDDAARVAEKAVPADPRKPGKPVSSSALAFPENYAAATADGVTTPALRKN, encoded by the coding sequence GTGCGGCAGATCATTCCAGACGATTGGAAGAAGCGGATCAACAATTTCCGCCTGGATCTCGACGCCCGCTTCGATTCGGCGCTGTTCTCCTCCCTGCGCGGCACCCGCGAACTCTACGAGCGCTATTCGGCGTTCATGGACCGATTCTATGTCGGCGGCTGGAAGCGCTGGGTGTTCGTCGAGCCACTGTCGGAAGCGGCCACGATCGGTCTCGGCGGCCTGGTCCTGATGCTCGCATTGGCGATCCCCGCTTTCCGGGAAACCGCTGACGAGGACTGGCTGAAGAAATCCGACCTCGCGGTCACCTTCCTCGACCGCTACGGCAGCCCGATCGGCAGCCGCGGCATCAAGCACAACGACTCGATTCCGCTCGAAGACTTCCCGGACAATCTGATCAAGGCGACGCTCGCCACCGAGGATCGCCGCTTCTACGACCATTTCGGCATCGACATCGCCGGCACCGCGCGCGCGCTCGTGACCAACGCCCAGGCCGGCGGCGTCCGCCAGGGTGGCTCCTCGATCAGCCAGCAGCTCGCCAAGAACCTGTTCCTGTCGAACGAGCGCACCATCGAGCGCAAGGTCAACGAGGCATTCCTGGCGATCTGGCTCGAAACCCGACTGACCAAGAACGAGATCCTCAAGCTCTATCTCGACCGCGCCTATATGGGCGGCGGCACCTTCGGCGTCGACGGCGCGGCGCATTTCTACTTCAACAAGTCGGTGCGCGACATCAACCTGTCGGAAGCGGCGATGCTGGCCGGCCTGTTCAAGGCGCCGACCAAGTTCGCCCCGCACATCAACCTGCCGGCCGCGCGCGCCCGCGCCAACGTCGTGCTCGACAACCTGGTCGATGCCGGCTTCATGACCGAGGGCCAGGTGTTCGGCGCCCGCCGCAATCCTGCCTTCGCGGTCGACCGCCGCGACGAGAGCTCGCCCAACTACTATCTCGACTATGCCTTCGACGAGATGCGCAAGCTGGTCGACACGTTCCCGAAATCCTACACCGAGCGCGTGTTCGTGGTGCGGACCTCGATCGACATGAACGTGCAGCACGCGGCTGACGAGGCGATCGAGAACCAGCTGCGCCAGTTCGGCCGCGACTACCACGCGACGCAGGCGGCGACGGTCGTCTCCGACCTCGATGGCGGCATCCGCGCCATGGTCGGCGGCCGGGATTATGGCGCCAGCCAGTTCAACCGTGCCACCGATGCCTACCGGCAGCCGGGCTCGTCGTTCAAGCCTTATGTCTATACGACCGCGCTGCTGAACGGCTTCAAGCCGACCTCCATCGTGGTCGACGGCCCGGTCTGCATCGGCAACTGGTGCCCGCAGAATTATGGCCACTCTTACTCCGGCTCGGTGACCCTGACCCAGGCGATCACCCGCTCCATCAACGTCGTGCCAGTCAAGCTGTCGATCGCGCTCGGCGGCAAGGAGGGCCCCAAGGCCGGCCGCGCCAAGATCATCGAGGTCGCCCGCCGCTTCGGACTCAAGGCACCGCTGCCCGACACGCCGTCGATGCCGATCGGCTCCGACGAGGTGACCGTGCTCGAGCATGCGGTCGCCTATGCCACCTTCCCGAACAAGGGCCGAGCGGTGACGCCTCACTCGGTGCTGGAGGTCCGCACCGGCGCCGGCGACCTGGTCTGGCGCTGGGACCGCGACGGTCCGAAACCGAAGCAGGCGATCCCGGCCTCGGTCGCCGCCGACATGGCGGGCATGATGAGCCACGTCGTCAGCGAAGGCACCGCGCGCCGCGCCGCGCTCGACGGCATCCCGACCGCCGGCAAGACCGGCACCACCAACGCCTACCGCGACGCCTGGTTCGTCGGCTACACCGGCAACTTCACCTGCGCGGTCTGGTACGGCAATGACGACTATTCGCCGACCAACCGCATGACCGGCGGCTCGCTGCCGGCGCAGACCTGGCACGACATAATGGTCGCGGCGCATCAGGGCGTCGAGGTCAAGGAACTGCCCGGCGTCGGCATGGGCGAGAAGCTGCCGCAGCCGGTGAACGCGGCGATGGCGCAGGCCGGCCAGCCGAAGACGCTCGAGATCAAGCCGGGCCCACCACCGGTGCTGACCCGACGCGGCGCGGAGGTCCTGGTCCAGGTAGAGAAGATGCTCGACGATGCGGCACGCGTCGCCGAGAAGGCGGTGCCCGCCGACCCGCGCAAGCCCGGCAAGCCGGTGTCGTCGAGCGCGCTCGCCTTTCCTGAAAACTACGCCGCGGCCACCGCTGACGGCGTGACCACCCCTGCCCTGCGCAAGAACTGA
- a CDS encoding DUF1214 domain-containing protein, producing the protein MRLLFITSIALLIATGVGIGATWMTTTRGTEFGTLTIGAWTARPKTGTADVDPYARATITRNGELPIGTGDGVAFTATADDKKKPLDGRCDILVSGVTPPARFWTLTLYDRKGHLVANTLQRYGFTSQELVRGADGSFEIRVAARSRSGNWLPTGGIERYALMLRLYDTPVGVATRTQRDAPMPAITTVGCPS; encoded by the coding sequence GTGCGGCTGCTTTTCATCACCTCGATTGCGCTCCTGATCGCCACCGGCGTCGGCATCGGCGCGACCTGGATGACCACGACGCGCGGCACCGAGTTCGGCACGCTCACGATCGGCGCCTGGACGGCACGCCCGAAGACCGGCACGGCCGACGTCGACCCCTATGCGCGCGCCACCATCACCCGCAATGGCGAGCTGCCGATCGGCACCGGCGACGGCGTCGCCTTCACCGCCACCGCTGACGACAAGAAGAAGCCGCTCGACGGCCGCTGCGACATCCTCGTCAGCGGCGTGACGCCGCCCGCCCGCTTCTGGACGCTCACGCTGTACGACCGCAAAGGCCATCTCGTCGCCAACACGCTGCAGCGCTACGGCTTCACCAGCCAGGAGCTGGTGCGCGGCGCCGACGGCTCGTTCGAGATCCGCGTGGCCGCGCGCTCGCGCTCCGGCAACTGGCTGCCGACCGGCGGCATCGAACGCTATGCGCTGATGCTGCGGCTCTACGACACCCCGGTGGGCGTGGCGACGCGCACGCAGCGTGACGCGCCGATGCCTGCGATCACGACCGTGGGCTGCCCCTCATGA